The Rhizoctonia solani chromosome 14, complete sequence genome has a segment encoding these proteins:
- a CDS encoding F-box-like protein: MEKLYSTRLRASCALSDYRTACLDGLDTSDLSGSPELIGRMFEELSSIDELEKMLKESRSVVEKTMTMLTSYSPLLPDEVWAHIFRMVCNTTPCDLQGMGSNQKIISRGYYLESLSHVCSRWRSIIIELPCLWNHIDILHCHTSSERFFARGLVFISRSRNLPIHLHVASFGNSTPESDSKLDEFCAHLFGRIHTLEVICPGDRLDNSSQAVVQACLSSCQPGVLQQLSLAHFCGVSDRSIGQLSRSQELIEDVMEFVKILSLSGYYFPHLRKTWNSLIELSLCAPKDDCAYYLRQSDISQLLASCPQLSALHFGTGISDNNIIRSIPPIPLTDLEVLDLRWSGHRNYGALFSLISPTKRPLRVLLRYRFTNSSPLNSSRTRHFFLHSNIIHLSMKGPTGAVWILRLLALLPQLRVLTLIGSTLDSRSSTIPPNTSSFSRLSLLEKLRLVHCSISIYQLRNIAQVDPIKTLIVQDCNIGNYEISGEDLVGIAPEIHFIDSSGSNSRIQDWDENF, translated from the coding sequence ATGGAAAAACTCTACTCGACAAGGCTACGGGCTTCTTGCGCACTGAGCGATTATCGCACAGCATGCTTGGATGGTCTGGACACTTCTGATCTTTCAGGCTCTCCGGAACTCATAGGACGCATGTTTGAGGAACTATCATCGATTGATGAATTGGAAAAAATGCTCAAAGAATCTAGATCGGTTGTTGAAAAAACCATGACGATGCTTACGAGTTACTCTCCTTTACTACCTGACGAGGTCTGGGCTCATATCTTTCGTATGGTCTGTAACACGACCCCTTGCGATCTTCAAGGGATGGGAAGCAACCAAAAAATTATTTCTCGTGGATATTACCTAGAGAGTCTATCTCATGTTTGCTCTCGCTGGCGTTCCATCATCATTGAGCTGCCTTGCTTGTGGAATCACATCGACATCCTGCACTGTCATACGAGTAGCGAACGTTTCTTTGCCAGAGGTCTAGTGTTTATATCAAGGAGCCGGAATTTGCCCATACATCTTCATGTCGCATCTTTCGGAAACTCTACACCTGAATCTGATAGTAAACTAGACGAATTCTGTGCGCACCTATTTGGTCGGATCCATACTTTAGAAGTCATATGCCCTGGTGATCGTCTGGACAATAGCTCACAAGCGGTGGTTCAGGCTTGTTTATCGAGCTGTCAACCTGGAGTCTTGCAGCAACTTTCATTGGCGCATTTTTGTGGGGTTTCTGATAGATCTATCGGTCAGCTCTCTCGCAGTCAAGAACTCATAGAGGATGTTATGGAATTTGTTAAAATACTCTCTCTCAGTGGATATTATTTCCCCCACTTGAGAAAAACATGGAACAGTTTGATTGAACTTTCCCTCTGTGCCCCCAAAGACGATTGCGCTTATTATCTTAGACAAAGCGACATCTCACAACTTCTAGCATCTTGCCCTCAATTAAGTGCTTTGCATTTTGGCACCGGTATTTCAGATAACAACATTATTAGAAGCATCCCTCCGATTCCACTCACAGATTTAGAGGTTTTGGACCTTCGATGGTCCGGACACCGTAACTATGGCGCTTTGTTCTCGCTCATTTCGCCTACCAAGAGGCCCCTTCGAGTTTTACTTCGATACCGATTCACTAATTCGTCTCCTCTTAACAGTTCTCGAACCAGACATTTCTTCCTTCACTCGAACATAATTCATCTTTCCATGAAGGGACCGACCGGAGCTGTCTGGATCCTCCGTCTCCTGGCATTGTTACCACAACTTCGAGTGCTAACATTGATTGGCTCCACACTAGATTCGCGTTCCTCTACGATTCCTCCTAACACTTCGTCCTTTTCTCGACTTTCTCTCTTGGAAAAGCTCCGTTTAGTGCACTGCAGCATATCAATTTATCAGTTGAGGAACATCGCACAGGTAGATCCGATCAAGACTCTGATCGTTCAAGATTGTAACATCGGAAACTATGAAATTTCCGGCGAAGACTTGGTTGGTATCGCACCCGAGATACATTTTATTGATTCTTCTGGAAGTAATTCCAGAATACAGGATTGGGATGAGAATTTTTGA